The genomic segment ACTCTGCAACCCCAAATGCCACCTGAAATGTAGCTCCTGGGGAACAGAGGACCCTCCTTCCAAGAACAATTTGGGGGAGTTGGTAAAAAACAACCCTATCTGCTGCAGATACCCTCTGTAGGATTCAAGCGAACACACATAAAATATGTGAGATAAAGGgtagaaacagcagcagcagcttgagATAAAATGCAGAAAGCTAAATGCGCACGCATAAGACTAAAGTCCAGTGTATAATGTGAGGGGGATGTGATGGTGGTAGAGTGGACTGCACCACTTAAGACTGCAGGTGGAGGGTCATGGAGCATCATGTTTTGGACTGCTCTCCTATCTTGGAAAACTCTGTGCATACCACAGCAAGCAAAGAGAAGGGGTAAAATCTTTGTCCCTCCTGTTACAGTTCTTCACTGACTTGGAAGAAAGGTTCCCAGCAGGAATTCtgcacctgcagtctgaaatggtgcaAGTTCATTCTGTCATGGGGCCCTAGCACCTAATTTTGCTGCATTTTCCAGCCcttagttaaataaataaattttgcagCTATTTAGGGTGGAAAAAGACAAAAATGCACCCCAATTGTTTTTGTCCTGTTGTTTAAAAATGTGGCCTAGTCGCACATGCATAAATTTTGTCTTCAGACTGCTCAATCTGGCAGGGTTCCATTTCTGGCAGTATAGCAGGTTGTATTAAAACAACCATGTAACACAGCACAAATAAGCTTGTATGACTTTGATTAAAGTTATACTGATTAAGGTAATCTgttatgtaaaggtaaaggtcccctgtgcaagcactgggtcattcgtgacccatggggtgatgtcacatcccaacgtttccaagggagactttgtttgcggggtggtttgccagtgccttccccagtcatcttccctttgcccccagcaagctgggtactcatttcaccaacctcggaatgatggaagactgagtcgactttgagccggctaccttacaaccaacttccgtcgggatcgaactcaggtcgtgagcagagcttttgattgcagtgctgcagcttaccactctgcgccacggggctcctaatctgTTATGTACTGACAGCATTACTGTGAAAGGGAAATACTGCTAATAGATAATGTTGAAACTGCTTTGTAAACTAATTTCTGAGTGAGGCAATGTGTGTTCTACTGTTTCCTTTTGATACTGTTTCAGTGGTGCTGGGCGGGGATTAAAATAGGACCTACTTAGCGATGGATTTCTCTGGTGCAGAATAGAAGAGTTAATCTTTTGCTGGTGCCCTGTAATATTTTTCATGATTTATCTTTCACATCTCTCTAAAGGCTTCTGAAGACCTTCTCAAACAGCATTACATTGACCTGAAAGATAGGCCATTCTACCCAGGTTTGGTTAAATATATGAATTCTGGACCTGTAGTAGCCATGGTAAGTACTGTTACTTGAATTTAGCCACTTACACCATAAATCTTTCTAGACCTGATGTTTCAGCTGTTCATGGGAAGGAGAGTGGAGGGACCTGAGTCAGAAGAGGCTGGTAATAATTTTTTGGTTCTCTTCTGTAATGCAGATATATTTATCCCTTTCCTGTGTGCCATAACAGCCCTTTCTCTTGTATCAGAGCAGAGAGAATGAGTGTTGGAGATTTCTGGATAGCTGTTTTCTCTGGTTTGCAAGGCAGATGGATAGCCCTTGCTCTGCTTTTTGCTGGACTTGATAATCATTTGAGCTGTAATCTTAAAGATCATACACTGGGCCTAGAGCTACTTACATCTTGGGGGACTGTATCGAATTTTGGCTAGGAACTATTTTAAATGCTGCGATTAAAGGAGTAgaatttttgtggggaaagggaataagtaccgtatatactcgcgtataagccgagtttttcagccccaaaaatgggctgaaaaagccggcctcggcttatacgcgggtcaatacgaggggaaggagggaggggggaaacttaccgccgtcgccgccaccgggcccgtgccgcttcctgccgccgggagcagcctggggcagcctcctgcaaccgcaggaaggctgccccggcccccgccgccatttttcccgggtgggaggggccttgggcagcctcctgcagccgcaggatggctgcccaaggcccccgccgccatttttcctgggcgggaggggccttgggcagcctcctgcagccgcaggatggctgccccggcccttcccaccccccgccgccatttttcccgggtgggaggggcctggggcagcctcctgcagccgcaggaaggctgctccgggtccccctgggcctcgccgccgcttcctcccgccgggagcggcctggggcagcctcctgcagccgcaggaaggctgcccaggcccccccgggccacgccgccgccggaccctcgccgctggagagccctgtcaggtaagcctgtgggggggggaggggttataagccgaccctcggcttatacgcgggtgcctaatttttcccatttttggggagaaattaggcacctcggcttatacgcgggtcggcttatacatgggtatatacggtatttgtaCCTTGACAGACAGGTATATTTCATTGCTCGTTAACTGTCATGGTAGAAATCTATCTTTAATGTCTGTTTAATTCATATTCAGTTTTACTGTTTCACTGTTGGAATGTTTTAGCTATTTGAGGACTTTCCGTGCTTAGAAAAAGGAAAAGGCAGTGTGAGTTCCATgctatttaaaacaaaatggaCCACCTGTATAAACGCGCAGTGTTTTGGAAGATTAAAACCAAGGGATATCATTGAGACTGTTTTAGAAACCTTGGTCTCTAAATAACTCAATGAAAGATAAATATCTAGTTAGTGTTTCCATTGTTTGTAATTAATTCTGCAGTTTTCACTATTAAACCCGTAAGAGGAGTCATTGGTGCCTCAGCTGGTTTAAAATGTAGATCTTTATGCTCTTGAGAGTCTGTGGCATCCTTTGATTCATTTTAATGAGATGTTTTCAAGGCTTAGATTTTTATTTAGTAAGAGGAGCCCTTCTAATTTTACTGAGAACATCTAATTACTTTCCAGTTTCTAGGCACCCATGTAGGCTTGATAACATTCAGAACAGCGGTAAAggagtccagtttccaaagctGCAGTCTGTTCACTTGCAGTTTTTCTATCCCTTGTACTCATTACTCCAGGAAGAGACCACAGAGCATATGTGGAAGGGGGGTTCATATGTGGTAGGAATTCATGTTTGTCACTTTTGGAGGTACTCCATGATATACTGGCTGCTTTAAATAATGAAACAACTGCTTAATATGTtttgaggttgttgtttttaaagaatgtaTTTGGTCTTTAGGTCCCCAACCCCTTCCCTCTGTTAAATTACAAGGGTGAGCCACATATATTAAACAACTGTATTGCTGTAGGTTTGGGAAGGCCTCAATGTTGTCAAGACTGGCAGAGTAATGTTGGGGGAAACTAACCCTGCAGATTCGAAGCCTGGCACTATCCGTGGTGACTTCTGCATTCAAGTGGGCAGGTTGGTACAAGAACATCTGTTGAAGTGTTCAGAAGGTTTGCAGGTTGCTGTTCTTGAAAGTACTAAATTTTAAGCCCTTTAGAAGAAAATGTGCAGAATATAAATTTTATGATAGAAAACTGGGATATTTGGGGTTCTACATACATAAAGCAGAACATAATTCTTTTGTATTACAGGATGGGTTATCTTGCTTGTTCAATGTTGCTCTAGTCAAAGTGGTTGTAGAGCATTGATGacaactgttaaaaaaaaatcaaaccctgAAAAAATTAAGTGCAATACTACAGTTACTGTTGAGCAGAGCCACTGGGTTAATTAATAGAATGTGACAGTATGGGTTTAAGCGTGGATTGAATCTTGTGGGATATtggcatgtgtgtaaagtgccatcaagtcacagctgactcatagcgaccccatggggttttgaaggcaagagactaacagaggtggtttgccattgcctgcctctgcatggtgaccctggatttccttggtgctctcccatccaaatacttaccagggccaactctgcttagcttttgagatcaggctagcctgggccatccaggtcagggctgtgggATGTTTAGGCTTAGAGAAACTTAAATTCATAGTTGTGTAAGCTTCAGTTCTAGATTTGTACCTTAAATAAGTTATGAATTCTTTTCAAGCCTCAATTTGATCCTTGTTTTTTGAAGGAACATCATTCATGGCAGTGACTCTGTGGAGAGTGCTCAGAAAGAGATTAACCTGTGGTTCAAGCCTGGAGAACTTGTGAGCTTCAAATCTTGTGCTCATGACTGGATTTATGAATAAGACTTTCAATGAATTGTGCCTTTTTCTAACAAAGCATCTCATTCCACTCAAGTATTTGACCTGGGACAATTATCAGTTATCTTTCATTATTGGCACTAACAAATAAACTATCATGAACTACTgtgcttttctttattttaaggAATCAAAGGTAATATATAAACAAGCATCCACTGCTGTACAGCTTTTAGGATTGTAAACTTTAAAATCTCGGTGCAGCTTTTGGCATCTTGGTCAATGAGTTATGCTGCCAAATTACAAGGAGGATTTTATCCTCATCAGGTACAGATGTGTAATGATAGTAATCCAGCTTTGAGGATCCTGAAGG from the Euleptes europaea isolate rEulEur1 chromosome 1, rEulEur1.hap1, whole genome shotgun sequence genome contains:
- the LOC130491892 gene encoding nucleoside diphosphate kinase yields the protein MASNTERTFIAVKPDGVQRGLVGEIIKRFEQKGFRLVAMKFMHASEDLLKQHYIDLKDRPFYPGLVKYMNSGPVVAMVWEGLNVVKTGRVMLGETNPADSKPGTIRGDFCIQVGRNIIHGSDSVESAQKEINLWFKPGELVSFKSCAHDWIYE